Proteins encoded by one window of Geobacter sp. DSM 9736:
- a CDS encoding ATP-binding protein has translation MIATSSELITVLRQYNPWWRGAPSADLPSWRRRAFHDILTWMQSPPAPRALLLYGARQVGKTTLFLQVIQELIDSGVPPNKILYATFDHPLLKLLGLDGLLKLWREFEPESDGIEYLFLDEIQSVRDWQTWLKLQVDFEKKRRIAVTGSATPLVTEGQESGVGRWHTLRLSTLSFFEYLQLKQINVPPLPEINSLARLFEWKPAEFAAVAADAAPLVAHFHEYLLRGGFPQSALMGSITAAQKLLREDIVDKVLKRDMTALFGVRHVLELEQVFLYLCLHGGGLLDMQVLCGDLELKKPTVNNFINLLESTHLIYKLPPFGYGKEILRARYKVYLADAAISPSVLLKGTSLLEDPLALGVAVETAFFKHIFARYYSRSVGFSYWRGRNEREVDIVAEVEGRLTPFEVKYRSQSTGAGELKGLTEFCEARKAPHGYVITKEMQDFSLLSPGKNVETGNGQVAISIAKIPAPLACYWLGKTELDEMPEYT, from the coding sequence GTGATTGCAACATCCTCCGAACTCATCACCGTACTCCGTCAATACAACCCCTGGTGGCGCGGTGCCCCATCAGCCGATCTGCCAAGCTGGCGACGGCGGGCCTTTCACGACATCCTTACCTGGATGCAGTCTCCCCCCGCGCCACGGGCGCTGCTCCTTTACGGCGCGCGCCAGGTCGGGAAGACAACTCTCTTTCTCCAGGTAATCCAGGAGCTGATCGACAGCGGAGTCCCTCCCAACAAAATTCTTTACGCAACCTTTGATCATCCGCTGCTGAAACTGCTGGGACTTGACGGACTGCTCAAGCTGTGGCGGGAATTCGAACCGGAGAGCGACGGCATCGAATACCTCTTTCTCGATGAAATCCAGAGCGTCCGCGACTGGCAGACCTGGCTGAAGCTGCAGGTGGATTTCGAGAAGAAGCGTCGCATCGCCGTAACCGGCTCGGCCACTCCGCTGGTGACGGAGGGGCAGGAGTCCGGCGTCGGGCGCTGGCACACCCTGCGGCTTTCGACCCTGTCGTTCTTTGAATATCTGCAACTCAAACAGATAAACGTGCCACCGCTGCCGGAAATCAATTCACTCGCCCGGCTTTTTGAATGGAAACCGGCAGAGTTTGCCGCCGTGGCAGCGGATGCAGCGCCGCTGGTGGCTCATTTTCATGAATACCTCCTGCGGGGCGGTTTCCCGCAAAGCGCACTGATGGGGAGCATAACCGCAGCGCAGAAGCTGTTGCGCGAAGATATCGTGGACAAGGTGCTGAAGCGGGACATGACGGCGCTCTTCGGTGTGCGCCATGTGCTTGAGCTTGAACAGGTCTTTCTTTACCTCTGTCTGCACGGCGGCGGGTTGTTGGATATGCAGGTGCTGTGTGGCGATCTGGAGCTGAAGAAGCCGACGGTGAATAACTTCATCAATCTGCTGGAGTCGACCCATTTAATCTACAAACTTCCCCCTTTCGGTTACGGCAAGGAGATTCTGCGCGCCCGTTACAAGGTCTATCTGGCTGATGCTGCCATCTCTCCATCGGTGCTGCTCAAGGGAACTTCACTTCTGGAAGACCCTCTTGCCTTGGGCGTAGCGGTGGAGACGGCTTTTTTCAAGCACATCTTTGCCCGCTATTATTCACGCAGTGTGGGCTTTTCCTACTGGCGCGGCAGGAATGAGCGGGAGGTTGACATTGTCGCCGAGGTCGAGGGGCGACTGACGCCGTTCGAGGTGAAATACCGCTCACAAAGTACTGGTGCGGGGGAATTGAAGGGTCTTACGGAATTTTGCGAAGCACGCAAGGCTCCCCACGGCTATGTGATCACCAAGGAGATGCAGGATTTTTCCCTCCTTTCTCCGGGGAAAAATGTGGAAACCGGAAACGGGCAAGTGGCGATCAGTATAGCCAAGATACCAGCGCCACTGGCCTGTTACTGGCTTGGGAAGACCGAACTGGATGAAATGCCCGAATATACCTAA
- a CDS encoding tRNA-dihydrouridine synthase: MKCPNIPNQPSSLPWPTGSTPLMLAPMQGLTNRALRAHFIEQVRPDVVFTEFMRVNAAAEVKRLSVVDLRGIAAAEEGVPLVVQLVGHGREPLVSAAREVQGAGAAHINLNMGCPYGRMTTGLTGGGMLRKPEELAGIICPLRDAVRGTFSVKLRAGYDDPELVLELLPLFEAAGVDFLVLHPRTVVQKYTGCADHTVTDRVVRETRLPVIANGDIRTAAYGEQVLRETGAAGLMLGRGAIADPLLFHRLRGNAPAVPGLAEQRTELRRYLQAMLVRYGRLFCGGMQVLAKLKEITSHIDTPELAKPLKELRRAKTLEAFEAALALLD, encoded by the coding sequence ATGAAATGCCCGAATATACCTAACCAACCTTCAAGCCTCCCCTGGCCCACCGGCTCAACGCCGCTGATGCTGGCGCCTATGCAGGGGCTGACCAACCGCGCCCTGCGGGCTCATTTCATCGAGCAGGTCCGCCCCGACGTCGTCTTTACCGAATTCATGCGGGTAAATGCGGCGGCGGAGGTGAAGCGCCTCTCGGTGGTGGATCTGCGTGGGATTGCAGCTGCTGAGGAAGGAGTGCCACTGGTGGTCCAACTGGTCGGGCACGGCCGGGAACCGCTGGTGTCGGCAGCCCGGGAGGTCCAGGGGGCGGGCGCTGCGCATATCAACCTCAATATGGGGTGCCCCTATGGCCGGATGACCACCGGCCTCACCGGGGGCGGCATGCTCCGCAAGCCGGAAGAGCTAGCCGGGATAATCTGCCCGCTGCGGGACGCGGTGCGAGGGACGTTTTCCGTCAAGCTGCGAGCCGGATATGATGATCCTGAACTGGTGTTAGAACTGCTGCCGTTGTTCGAGGCGGCCGGGGTCGATTTTCTCGTCCTTCACCCCCGCACCGTTGTACAGAAATACACCGGTTGCGCCGATCACACCGTCACGGACAGGGTGGTTCGGGAGACCCGGCTGCCGGTGATCGCCAACGGGGATATCAGAACAGCGGCCTATGGCGAGCAGGTTCTGCGGGAGACCGGTGCGGCGGGGTTGATGCTGGGACGTGGAGCTATTGCCGACCCGCTGCTGTTCCATCGCCTGCGCGGAAATGCGCCGGCTGTGCCGGGGCTGGCGGAGCAGCGCACGGAACTCCGGCGTTATCTGCAGGCGATGCTGGTCCGATATGGCCGCTTGTTTTGTGGAGGGATGCAGGTTCTGGCCAAGCTTAAAGAGATAACTTCCCACATAGATACTCCTGAACTGGCGAAGCCTCTCAAGGAGCTGCGACGGGCAAAGACCCTGGAAGCTTTCGAAGCGGCGCTGGCTCTGCTTGACTGA
- a CDS encoding GIY-YIG nuclease family protein, protein MRWNVYIILCSDDTLYTGITTNIDRRCREHAAGRGAKYFRGRQPLRIVYREGGHTRSSAGKREAGIKSLSREEKLLLIASAGTGSLSDAGNRSELHDMS, encoded by the coding sequence ATGAGATGGAACGTGTACATCATACTCTGCTCCGACGACACGCTCTATACGGGGATCACCACCAACATCGATCGACGCTGCCGCGAGCACGCGGCGGGAAGGGGCGCCAAGTATTTCCGGGGGCGCCAGCCGCTGCGGATCGTGTACCGGGAAGGCGGGCACACCCGGAGCAGTGCCGGGAAGCGGGAAGCCGGGATAAAATCGCTGTCCCGGGAGGAAAAACTTCTCCTCATAGCTTCTGCGGGCACCGGGAGCCTGTCGGACGCAGGAAATCGTAGCGAATTGCACGATATGTCGTGA
- a CDS encoding GNAT family N-acetyltransferase codes for MKIQKVTEEHHPKIDALLRSAFPGSEYEAELVRQFHANGRPVHEWVCLHTNRVIAYIAFSNAYHGRDVCGLHLAPMAVAPDFQGKGVGSELLRFALRQEPIKTRALFVLGEPGYYGRFGFEPCSQPACPYDKNNSHFLSMRNTTTIPFVVGYEPEFKTAEKTPKPQGKKRP; via the coding sequence ATGAAAATACAGAAGGTGACCGAAGAGCATCACCCGAAGATCGACGCGCTCCTGCGCAGCGCCTTTCCCGGCAGCGAGTACGAAGCCGAGCTGGTGCGGCAATTCCATGCAAACGGAAGACCCGTGCACGAGTGGGTCTGCCTGCATACCAACAGGGTCATCGCCTACATAGCTTTTTCCAACGCCTACCATGGTCGTGATGTCTGCGGATTGCACCTTGCGCCCATGGCCGTGGCACCCGACTTCCAGGGGAAAGGGGTCGGTTCGGAACTGCTCAGATTCGCCCTGCGGCAGGAGCCCATAAAAACCCGGGCGCTGTTCGTGTTGGGGGAGCCCGGATATTACGGGAGGTTCGGCTTCGAACCGTGCAGCCAGCCTGCCTGCCCGTACGACAAGAACAACTCGCACTTCCTGAGTATGAGGAACACGACCACCATCCCGTTTGTGGTAGGGTATGAGCCGGAGTTCAAGACAGCGGAGAAAACGCCGAAGCCCCAAGGGAAGAAGCGCCCTTGA
- a CDS encoding RNase H family protein: MRTPQAPTLYLLDGSSYIYRAYYGIRDGATSGGMPTNAIFGFTRMLLGLLQENKPDRLAVVFDPPREETFRRDIYPAYKAHRDAMPEDLVIQVPYIRRIVQALNITAVEAPGFEADDVIATLARAGAAEGFEVTVVTGDKDLLQIVTDRIGLLDTMKGIRSGPQEVLDRFGVPPERVVDVLGLAGDAADNIPGVPGIGEKTAAGLVQRFGSLEGVLEWTSLVSGKARRESLRSHAGQARLSKTLATVRYDVPLGLSPADLQRRPPNLAELIPLLRELEFAPLEAAFTPPPPGVVEIYSDGSGRDSGPGGYGVILRYGAHEKELSGFEPEATSQRMELIAAIRGLEALNAPRKVRLFSDSQYLVRGMSEWLQGWIRTGRLETPDALKNQDLWLELAALSRKHQVTCQWVPGHAGHHFNERCDKLAKRAAEEGARAAVTAQPPKEVLEVEKALPLPVALDSHDPGCGCEVTTFEADADGQLTFC, translated from the coding sequence TTGAGGACTCCCCAGGCCCCGACACTCTATCTGCTGGATGGCTCCAGCTACATCTACCGCGCCTATTACGGGATCCGTGACGGTGCCACCTCCGGCGGGATGCCCACCAATGCCATTTTCGGTTTCACGCGGATGCTCCTGGGGCTTCTGCAGGAGAACAAGCCCGACCGTCTGGCCGTCGTCTTCGACCCTCCACGTGAAGAAACCTTCCGCCGTGACATCTATCCTGCCTACAAGGCCCACCGTGACGCCATGCCCGAGGATCTGGTGATCCAGGTCCCGTACATCAGAAGGATAGTGCAGGCCCTCAATATCACCGCCGTCGAAGCTCCCGGGTTCGAAGCCGACGATGTCATTGCCACCCTGGCACGGGCCGGCGCCGCGGAAGGTTTCGAGGTCACGGTCGTCACCGGAGACAAGGATCTGCTACAGATCGTCACCGACAGGATCGGCCTCCTTGATACCATGAAAGGCATCCGCTCCGGGCCGCAGGAGGTACTGGATCGTTTCGGCGTCCCGCCGGAACGGGTGGTGGACGTGCTGGGTCTGGCGGGGGACGCCGCAGACAACATTCCCGGTGTTCCGGGCATCGGGGAGAAGACCGCTGCCGGTCTCGTCCAGCGGTTCGGCTCCCTGGAAGGGGTGCTGGAGTGGACAAGTCTCGTCAGCGGGAAAGCCCGCCGGGAAAGCCTCCGTTCCCACGCCGGGCAGGCCAGGCTTTCCAAAACGCTCGCTACGGTCCGTTATGATGTCCCGCTCGGGTTGTCCCCTGCCGACCTGCAGAGGCGGCCGCCGAACCTTGCGGAGCTGATTCCCCTGCTCCGCGAGCTGGAGTTCGCGCCCCTTGAGGCGGCATTCACCCCGCCACCGCCGGGAGTGGTGGAGATATACAGCGACGGGTCGGGAAGGGATTCCGGGCCCGGCGGCTATGGCGTCATTTTGCGCTACGGAGCGCATGAGAAAGAACTGAGCGGTTTCGAGCCGGAGGCAACCTCCCAACGGATGGAGCTCATTGCGGCGATCAGGGGGCTGGAAGCGCTGAATGCGCCGAGGAAAGTGCGCCTCTTCAGCGATTCCCAGTATCTGGTCCGGGGGATGAGCGAGTGGCTTCAGGGATGGATCCGCACCGGCCGACTTGAGACCCCGGATGCGCTGAAAAACCAGGATCTCTGGCTGGAGCTTGCTGCTCTCTCCCGGAAGCACCAGGTCACCTGCCAATGGGTGCCCGGTCACGCCGGGCATCACTTCAACGAGAGGTGCGACAAGCTGGCAAAGCGGGCCGCCGAGGAGGGTGCGCGGGCGGCCGTGACGGCACAGCCGCCGAAAGAAGTCCTCGAAGTTGAGAAAGCCTTACCTCTGCCAGTGGCTCTCGATTCCCACGATCCGGGGTGTGGATGTGAAGTGACCACGTTTGAAGCCGATGCCGATGGTCAGCTCACTTTCTGCTAG
- a CDS encoding MFS transporter — protein sequence MKSLSRNTRKLYAFSFLQMTLFPMAIITLFWKDQIGLSLTQILLLQSILSIVMVVMEYPTGYVSDRVGYRVTLNIASVMGMAGWGMYSFADSFTGVLIAEILLGISLAFISGSDSALLYETLKAEENEQEYARHQGRMSGYGQFGEAFGAIFAGMLYSWVPLLPFILQVAVWLCALLLTRSMVEPPRHHAPIVNHLSEAIHTARYAFSENAFLRWSILLNTVLGLASFYPVWLIQPYMQNAGVPVAWFGPIWTGANLSVAVFAVVSHRITGGLGDRRILILFLILIMAGYLGLGFTVWIWGFLFYYLLTSVRGMRGPMMLAHSQREIPSGRRASILSLQSLCFRLAFACTGPLLGKLADSTGVNRAFQALLLAFSLTLPPLMFLFLRSVRCKMGEESSTV from the coding sequence ATGAAATCTCTCTCCCGGAACACCAGGAAACTGTACGCCTTCTCCTTCCTGCAGATGACGCTCTTCCCCATGGCGATCATCACACTTTTCTGGAAAGACCAGATCGGGCTCTCGCTTACCCAGATCCTCCTCCTGCAGAGCATTCTCTCCATCGTGATGGTGGTGATGGAGTATCCCACCGGGTATGTAAGCGACCGGGTCGGCTACCGCGTCACACTCAACATTGCGTCGGTGATGGGAATGGCCGGATGGGGCATGTATTCCTTCGCCGACTCCTTCACGGGGGTGCTCATCGCCGAGATCCTGCTCGGCATCTCCCTCGCGTTCATCAGCGGCTCCGACAGTGCGCTGTTATACGAAACGCTCAAGGCTGAAGAAAACGAGCAGGAGTATGCCCGACACCAGGGACGCATGAGCGGCTACGGTCAATTCGGCGAAGCGTTCGGCGCCATATTTGCCGGCATGCTCTATTCATGGGTTCCACTCCTCCCCTTCATCCTGCAGGTGGCCGTGTGGCTGTGCGCCCTGCTCCTGACGCGATCCATGGTGGAACCTCCCCGGCACCACGCACCTATCGTCAACCATCTTTCCGAGGCAATCCATACGGCTCGTTACGCGTTCAGCGAGAATGCTTTTCTGCGATGGAGCATCCTGCTCAATACAGTGCTCGGACTTGCATCGTTCTATCCGGTCTGGCTGATACAGCCATACATGCAGAATGCTGGCGTTCCCGTGGCATGGTTCGGCCCCATCTGGACAGGCGCCAATCTGAGTGTGGCCGTTTTCGCCGTCGTCAGTCACAGGATAACCGGCGGGCTCGGCGACCGCAGAATTCTGATCCTCTTTCTGATTCTGATCATGGCCGGATATCTGGGGCTGGGTTTCACCGTCTGGATCTGGGGGTTCCTGTTCTATTACCTGCTGACGAGCGTGAGGGGAATGCGGGGACCGATGATGCTCGCTCATTCACAGCGTGAGATCCCTTCAGGAAGACGGGCGAGCATCCTCTCGCTGCAGTCGCTCTGTTTCAGGCTCGCCTTTGCATGCACCGGACCTCTTCTCGGAAAGCTTGCCGACTCCACAGGAGTCAACAGGGCATTTCAGGCGCTACTCCTCGCCTTCTCGCTCACCCTCCCACCTCTCATGTTCCTCTTCCTTCGGAGCGTCAGATGCAAAATGGGGGAAGAGTCCTCTACGGTGTGA
- a CDS encoding cytochrome C, translating into MRRHIVWAIAALSLAAVEAHAGLKIVGKGDTMTFDPSAYPPDMKANFQVMKVKCVKCHTMERTVVAITTGVAPITGQPFTRSETKAYGIKMMRKPDSNMNKQEIKSSVDLMNYLLDQAAR; encoded by the coding sequence GTGAGAAGACACATTGTATGGGCGATCGCGGCGCTTAGCCTGGCCGCAGTTGAAGCGCACGCAGGATTGAAAATCGTAGGCAAGGGGGACACCATGACCTTCGATCCATCCGCTTACCCGCCCGACATGAAAGCCAACTTTCAGGTCATGAAGGTGAAGTGCGTGAAGTGTCACACAATGGAAAGAACAGTCGTGGCAATTACCACGGGGGTCGCGCCCATAACGGGACAGCCTTTCACCCGCAGCGAAACTAAAGCCTACGGAATAAAGATGATGCGTAAGCCCGATTCCAACATGAACAAGCAGGAAATTAAATCTTCCGTGGACCTGATGAACTACTTGCTGGATCAGGCTGCTCGCTGA
- a CDS encoding cytochrome C: protein MKPVSLMSLMLLVPLAFTGCGNTTVEVGASSALLDSESCTSCHDTAISRVTGELVAEQWKRSVHATRNGAGCRDCHEPAPGHPNSCWGCHGGIPAPSSRTHDVVQNPDTSLKCLVCHSAQTLGAPHFSTVTVLNAGTAAYPASFADGRYVGNCLACHDPHDPTTEMPLTRQWAASGHGETTAAAWAAHDFKARGTSGAIPAASVAEDCVRCHTTTGYINYVTSGFKNISGWGRQNLVNLPDGNGTPNHFNASDLTKQVLACNGCHDDGSGNAYNWKRLRSVGRVPAYVNYSSRFGKVLINDLLPDLAASNTCVPCHTSRQSGRSIKALETAEAASGVFAVFSSAGGLPFVDAHDMTAGSTVYRTSGYEYVGRDYTNLPHYEHDEIGLRSSGLESNGTGTNGPCIGCHMTSAEGHSLKVVQEENDAAKVLTGGVGITAISSRMCVVCHSGADARTASSMQREKEGFNAALAALAKALKNRGFVFRGNPASFSNKNWQTDRGGIGGFGAGTGGRTLGAAFNFNLLRRDTGAYVHNNIYAKRLIHDSIHWIVNGPNGAVSVENAIRSLPNDPALIFGLDGSTINFDNAVKSAAIAYLLGTDLNPTGTGGARP, encoded by the coding sequence GTGAAACCAGTCTCATTGATGTCTTTAATGCTGCTTGTCCCATTGGCTTTTACAGGATGCGGCAATACTACTGTTGAAGTGGGGGCATCGTCCGCTCTGCTTGATTCGGAATCCTGCACAAGTTGTCATGACACTGCAATATCCCGTGTTACCGGCGAACTCGTGGCGGAACAATGGAAGCGGTCGGTCCATGCAACCAGGAACGGTGCCGGATGCCGCGACTGCCATGAGCCGGCGCCCGGCCACCCAAACAGCTGCTGGGGGTGCCATGGAGGCATCCCTGCCCCTTCGTCAAGAACTCATGACGTGGTCCAGAATCCGGACACCTCCCTGAAGTGCCTGGTCTGCCACAGCGCCCAAACCCTCGGCGCGCCCCACTTCAGCACGGTGACAGTTCTCAATGCCGGAACAGCCGCTTATCCTGCTTCCTTTGCCGACGGCCGCTATGTGGGAAACTGCCTTGCCTGCCACGACCCCCACGACCCAACCACGGAGATGCCGCTGACACGCCAGTGGGCTGCGTCTGGGCATGGCGAAACGACAGCCGCTGCATGGGCGGCACATGATTTCAAGGCAAGGGGCACTTCAGGTGCGATCCCTGCCGCAAGCGTTGCAGAGGATTGTGTAAGGTGCCACACCACGACCGGATACATAAACTACGTAACATCCGGGTTCAAAAACATCTCCGGCTGGGGCCGGCAGAACCTCGTAAACCTGCCGGATGGTAACGGAACGCCAAACCATTTCAATGCTTCGGACCTGACAAAGCAGGTACTGGCTTGCAACGGTTGCCATGATGATGGAAGCGGGAACGCCTACAACTGGAAAAGGCTGCGCAGCGTGGGAAGAGTACCTGCATACGTAAATTACTCCTCCAGGTTCGGAAAGGTGCTCATCAACGATCTGCTACCTGACCTTGCCGCTTCGAACACCTGCGTCCCCTGCCACACGAGCCGCCAGAGCGGCAGGTCGATCAAAGCACTGGAGACGGCGGAAGCGGCTTCCGGTGTCTTTGCGGTCTTCTCCTCGGCTGGAGGACTTCCCTTTGTGGATGCCCACGATATGACAGCTGGTTCGACCGTCTACAGAACCTCGGGTTACGAATATGTCGGGCGGGATTATACGAATCTGCCTCATTACGAACATGATGAGATAGGTCTTCGCAGCTCCGGCCTCGAAAGCAACGGAACCGGCACGAACGGCCCCTGCATCGGATGTCACATGACGTCGGCGGAAGGGCACTCTCTTAAGGTCGTTCAGGAAGAAAATGACGCAGCCAAAGTTTTGACTGGAGGTGTGGGGATTACGGCGATCAGCAGCCGGATGTGCGTAGTATGCCATTCCGGAGCGGATGCACGGACTGCTTCCTCAATGCAGCGCGAGAAAGAAGGCTTCAACGCCGCTCTGGCTGCGCTGGCAAAAGCGTTGAAAAACCGCGGGTTCGTGTTCCGTGGCAATCCGGCGAGCTTCAGCAACAAAAACTGGCAGACCGACAGAGGGGGGATAGGCGGTTTTGGAGCGGGAACTGGTGGCAGAACCCTTGGAGCTGCCTTCAACTTCAACCTTCTCCGCAGGGATACGGGCGCTTATGTGCACAACAATATTTATGCGAAACGCCTGATTCACGACTCGATCCATTGGATCGTCAATGGCCCCAACGGTGCCGTATCCGTTGAAAATGCCATCAGGAGCCTACCGAACGACCCTGCTCTTATATTCGGACTGGACGGGAGCACCATCAACTTCGACAATGCGGTTAAATCCGCAGCCATCGCCTATCTGCTGGGGACCGATCTTAATCCCACAGGTACCGGAGGCGCTCGCCCGTGA